Part of the Desulfurispira natronophila genome, CCGAGAGCGAGCCTGGATGGCGAGAAGCTTTTACCATGCCACTTTATATCTCCCGCCTTATAGGCTGCGAATAGTTACCATTTCTTTAAGCGCTTCTGAGCCTTACCGAGGCCCTTCATTTTGTCATGAGTACCAACATCAACATCTTTTTGATGTACCTTTTTTACGGTCTGGCTTTTTTTACCATTGGCGTAGCCGTGGTTTCCAAGTATCGCCGTCACAGCAAGCTGGAACTTTCCCGACTTTTGTGGCTGCTGGCGTCTTTTGGCTTTGTACATGCTTTGCACGAGTGGTCCGAGCTCTATCTTGTTCTTAAAGATTCGGAGGAGATGACGTATCAGCGCTTCTCCCTGCAGTTTTTTCCACAATTCTACATTACCCATGATTTGCAGATTCAGGGCATGGAGATTGTCAGCGCCGTTTTGCTGCTAGGCTCCTATCTGCTCCTGCTGGCCTTTGGGTTGGCGATTATCATAGTTATTTTCCCCCGTTGGTGGAAATGGCACGCCATGGTTCCCCTGGCCCTTTTCACCGGGTTTGTTATGGCCATATGGGTGACTGGCAAGGAACCTTTTTGCTGTAGTGGGCACCTAAGCTACATGACCCACTACGTGCGCCACTTTTTTGGTTTCCCGGGAGCGGCACTGGCAGGCATTGCCCTGATACTCTACTCCCGTCGGGTTCGTAATATCAGTGTTAATGGGGCCAGAAGTCTGGTAGTTACCGGTGTTACGTTAGTGGTCTATGGTGTGCTGACGGGTATTATTCCTTCCGGGACCGTAATTCCCACTTCAGTTGTGGATATTCGCATAGAAGTGCTGCGAGCCAGTTCGAGAGCTTCCAGGGCTGCGGGAACACCGTGCATGTGAGCTATAGAGCGAGTTGTTCCGGTTTCTGCAGTATGACACCTTCCGCAATCCTGGTAGTTTGCAATGATTTCATCACCAGAGTAGTGACTCGATGATACAGGATTATCATCAATATGACAGGTTAGGCAAGAGGTATCACCAGATAAAGGTGAGTTAAACGCGTAGTCCTCTTCCTGGTGACAGGCGGTGCAGTTCTGGACACCGGGGCTCAGCGGATAAGGACTCTCATCACTGGGACGATCAGTACGTCCAAAGGTCCAGTCGGGGAAGCGAACTTTCTGCCAGTCACTAGACTCGGCATAGGTCTCGCCAATACCGGCGTGGATGGTGTGGGTCATGGTCATCATGTCGATCACCTGCCAGCCGTCAACTTCTGCAGTAGAGTTGTAGGCTTCATAGGTGAAGTCGTTGTGGCAGCTGGTGCACAGTTGAGGGTCCTGGCGGCGGTTGCTGTGGTAGCTAAACTGGGTCTGACCGTTACCGTAATCGCCATGACAGTCAAGACAGGAGAGCAGGGTTTCTGCGCTGACTTGCTGGGGGATATCGGTTACATCATTGCCGGCTCCATCTACATAGGCTACTGCCGTAAAGCGCTCGTCCTGGCGGCTGGTAACGCCGATGCGGTAGGTGGCGTCATTGTCCCAGGCTGCGGCTGCTATGACGCCATCGACGATAGCGGATACATATTCCTGCAGCTCGCCTTCGTAGCGATCTACGGTGACATCGTCTAATACTTTCTTATCGGGACGAAGATGTGTCCAATGGGCACCTCCGGAAAGATCGGGAAGCGTATATTCGAACGTTCCGTTTTCCGATTCGATGGGATCGGGCCGCAGATTCGATGCCCGCACCACCGGTACATCGTTGTCCCGGGTGCGATTGCGCTGCAGCATGCTCACCCAGGAGTTGTCGTCTTCCGACCACTTGGCGATGGTGAACTCAACCTCTACCTCGTCGGTTATACCTTCAACGGTAAAGGCGACGGTGAATTCACCGTTGTCAGCGGTAACGCTGGTGATTTCGGCGCCAAGTGGTGCAGGGGCTTCATGGGCTGATGCCATGGAGATGTCAAACCCTTCCCCTGGAGTACCATCTGCACCCGGTAAACCATCTTCACCAGGAGCCCCTGGGGCACCGTCACTACCATCACTACCGCAGCCGGCAGTAAGTGCCAGGGCTGCCACGAGCAGCGCTATAAGCAAATAGCGCGACCAGCTTGTTAATTTGTCAAACATTTCCATTCTCTCCTTGCTTCGTGGTTAACGATCTCTGTTCCTCCATCACAAATAGCCATTAACTTTCAGCACCTCCTTTTGTCTTTTTTGAAGCCATGTACCTGCGGTCACAGGCGTGGCGTTGATTGTCCAGGTAAGCTACAAGCAAAAAATGCGCCAGCAGCGCAAGTGATGGAATAGCGTAAGTTGAGGGGAGTGTACTCGTGACCACCGAGGTAGTTCTGTTCAAATTCCGACGGTAACTTTAATGGCACCCGGTGCAAGTGGCGAAAACACACGGTCAGACGCTGCGTGGCTTGTGTTCAAAATCCGGCGCCGGTCATGCAGGCGCAAATAGTTTTTCAATTTCCGGCACTTAAAACTGGAGGTTAAAGGGGGAGACAGAAGACAGGAGAAATGTGTCCACGAAAAGCTCGAATGGTCACGAAAATGATTAAACGCTGCGATTTCATCGCCGAATACAACAGGCTGTTTTACTCGCAGGAGGGCTGGGAGTGCAGGGGAATGTCGGTGGTGCGCTCCCGCAGGGGCGGGGTGTGCAGGGAGATGACATTTATGCGGTAGAAAAGGTCTTCCCTGAATTTTTTGGCCTGAATGGCCTGGGTGAGATCCTGGTTGGTGGCGCAGATGATGCGGGTGTTGACGGCGATGGTGCGGGTGCCGCCGACGCGTTGAAAACTGCCCATTTCCAGCACGCGCAACAGGGCCACCTGGGTGGAAATGGGGATGTCGCCGATTTCATCAAGCAGGATGGTGCCGCCGTGGGCTTCTTCAAAAAAACCGGTTTTGCGGCTGCTGGCTCCGGTAAAGGCGCCTTTTTCGTGACCGAAGAGGGCGCTGTTAATAAGGGTTTCGGTCAGAGCGGCACAGTTGACGCGCACAAATGGTTTATCCTTGCGGGGGCTGCGGGTGTGGATGGCCTCAGCAATCAATTCTTTGCCGGTGCCGCTCTCACCGGTAATAAGTACGGTGGAATCGGTGCTGCTGACCTGGCGTATTTTGTCGTAGAGGGCAAACATGGCCTGGTCGCGCCCGATGAGGTTTTCAAAGCGAAAGGTCTGGCGATCCAGTTCGTTTGCCTGCTGCAGCAGGTGCTGATGCTGGGTAATCTTTTCCAGTTGCCGCACTACCATATCCATATCCAGGGGTTTGAGGATGTAGTCGTAGGCACCGGCTTTCATGGCTTCGACGGCCTTGGTGGCTGAGTCGACGCCGGTTACCAGCAGGACGAAGATATTGGGGTAGCGGGAGCGGATTTCACTGAGCAAGGCGATGCCATCCATGCGGGGCATCAGGAGATCGGTAAGTACGATGCGGGCCGGGAAGCTTTCCAGAGCTTCCAGTGCCTCATGGGCGCTGGTGGCGATGCGAACGCGAAAGCGTTCGTTGTCAGCCAGGGCACGACGAAAAAGGCTGCCGTAAGAGCGTTCGTCATCGACATAGAGTACTGGTACTGCTGATGGTTTGGCCACGTTGCTCCCTCGTTGCTTGAGTACTTTTTCCAAGTAATTGAAAGTAAGTAAGGCATTTTCCCTCTCGCAGAGCCGCTGAGAACGCAGGGGAATCTTGAACCATGAATAAACACGAGTGGGTACGAATGAAGGCGCAAGTTCCAAGACCTGTAGGGTGGATAAGCGAAGCGCATCCACCAGGCTTGTAGTCCAGCATTCATTTTCGTCGAATATCTATTCACGGTATCTGCAGTCAGTACTTACTGCCATGCGCTTCGTTTGACGACCACCCCGTTGCTTCGCGCCACCCCTCCAGCGGAGGGGAATTAGGGGGCGCGAGTGCCAATGCACCGTAAATGGTTACTCTTTGCACTCCCTGCGTCTCGAGTGAACAAAACGAACGAGCGAGAGGCTTTATAAGTCGTTTTGCTTCGCATGGTACTCCCAGGCACCGATCAGCAGATTGCGGATGGTTGCACGCAGTTGATTTGCCTGCCAGGGTTTATGCAGAAGCACGATGCGCCTTTCATCTTTCAGTGTGTTTCGTACACCGGACAGATCGGCAAAGCCGGAGAGGAGTATACACGAAACACGGGGGAACTGGGTAAGAGTACTCTGCAGAAATTCCAGACCATCCATGCCGGGCATGCGATAGTCGGATATCACCAGTGCTATAGGGTGCTGCTGCAGCACCTGCAGGCCGGATGCGGCATCGGGCGCTGTGTGCAGGATGTATGGTTCATCCTGCAGTTGACGGCGAATGGTGCGCAGGATGTTGCTTTCGTCATCAACACAGAGGATGTGAGAGGAGTTCTTGCTCACGACTCAGCCCCGGATACTGGCAAAATCATGGTAAAGGCAGTCCCTTCTCCAGCGCAACTCTTCACATTGATCGTGCCGCCGTGGCGATGGATGATCTCCTGCACGATGCTCAGTCCCAGGCCAGTGCCGACTCCCACAGGCTTGGTGGTGTAGAAGGGCTCAAATATTTTTTGCTGCAAGTCAGCAGGCACACCGGGGCCGGTGTCACTTATGCTGACGACTATCTGATTACCCTGGCGCCGAGTGCTGATGGTAATAGTGCCCCACTGCTCTATGGCTTGGGCGGCATTGATGAGCAGGTTCATAAAGACCTGGTTGAGCTGTTGGGGATAGCAGCGCACCAAGGGGACCTCTGCGTAATCCCGCACAACTTCGGCCTTGTGATGCAGTTCGTTGGCCACGATGCCAAGGGTGCTCTCCAGGCACTCGTGTATATCGGCGAGCTGTTCGCCGGTGTCGTCAAGCCGAGCAAAGCCCTTGAGGTTCAAAACAATCCGGCTGACCCGTTCCGTACCCTCCAGGGACTCGGATACCAGGTCATCCAGGTCATCTATGAGCATGTCAATTCGCAACTGCTGACGGTGCTGGTGCAGTTGCTCCCACAGCTGCGGCGAGTGCTTCTGCGCCAGCTCCTGCTCCTGCTGCAGGTAGCGCTTGAGCTTATCGCTGTAGCTATGCAGTACTTCCAGGTTGCCGCTGACAAAGCCAATGGGGTTGTTGATATCGTGAGCAATACCGGCGGCTAGCTGCCCGATGCAGGCCATTTTGTCCTGCTGCAGTATGGTTGTCTGCTGGGCCTGCAGATCCCGGTAAGTGGTCTGCAGATCCTGGTTGAGTTGATGCAGCTCCTGAGTACGTTCCCGCACACGCTCCTCCAACGCCTCGTTTAACTGCCCCAGGTTTTCTTCCGCCCGCTTACGCTCGCGCACTTCCTTTTCAAGCTGCATATTGGTGCTGGCCTGGTTATCCAGCTCAAGCTGCAGCTGCTGGTGTGCCTGGTGCAGGCGCCGGTCGGTGCGTCCAAGTATAATGTAGGCAAAGATGAAAAGTCCCAGACACAGGGTCAGGCTGAAGGTGGTGATGGTGATAATGAAGATGCGAAACGCACGGACTTCGTCGGTCATGTCTTTGAACATGACAAACTCGCCCACAATTTTTCCTGAAGCGTCTGGCAGGGGAAATGACCTGGCACGCAAGTTACGTTGGTTGAGGTTGAGCGACAAGCCGGAATCAGCTGCCAGGAGTTCACTGTTCATGATGCGTTGTGTATCTGCATTTGTCAGCTCCAGGGTGTGATCCACTACCACCTGTTCGGCAAGCAGATCCCATTCAGCCGTGCGACCCAGCATCTGCATGCCGTTTTCCCAGTCCGACTGCTCCAAATGTTCCTTGTTAATGGTAATGAGGAAGTCAATATGGGTAATGGTTTTAAGCTCCTGGAGGATCTGGTCTATTTCCTGTCCCAGTTCAATATAACCAAGGAGCTCATCATCCATGTGCCAGGGGTAGACCAGCCGCAGGGTAAAGGTCCCGGTGCTGCCCAGCTCAAGTCCCCAAAAGGGGTTATCGCTTTGTATGGCCTGGAGTTTTGTGTAGCGCATTGAAGCAGCTTCCACACGCTCCGGTTGGTAGACGCGCAAAAATGTGTTGCCACTTTGATCGTGAAAGTAGAAGTGGGTGATATTTTGCCCACTGGAGATGCGCTGAAACAGAGTTGAGCCATGGTGCAGCAACATTTCGCGATCAGCATTCAGCATGGCATCCTGAAAACGGTGACGATCGGCAATGATCTCGGCTATTGACAGCATGGTCATGCTGCGGTTGTGGGTGAGGCTGGCAAATATCTGCTGCACGCGCTGATAGCGGTTTTCAAGACTGCTGGCGTAGTCATCCAGGCGAATTTGATAGCTGGCGTAAATAAATGTGCCCAGTAAAACCGCGAATGTTAGTGTCAACGGGATAATTACCTGGCGGCGAACTCGGTACTTGCCCGGCATGGCTCCTCCATGATTCTTTTAGCTGTATAAATAGTAGCATAAATTTATGGTAAGTGAACCAGCCGGCCGCTACTGATTTGAGATTAGCTGCGCTGGACGAATAAGCGTAAGGAATGCTGAGGGGAAGAGGAATGAGCAGGGACAAAGGGATAAAAGTGCTATAACTATTAGAGAGTTGAGCGATGGTTCCTGCTCCCTATCACCTATTCTCCATTCTCTATCCTCATAAAGAAAAAATACGTGCAACTGTGCTTTGATGACACATTTTCGTTGAAGTCAGAAAAATGTTTCTGTATTGTGGAGGGTGTTTAGTTATATGATTCCTTGCGCTTTGAAGCTTTTGCAGGAACACTTTTCGGTTTAGGGTAGCTATTTGTTTCATTTTCCATTTCCGCGTCGCAAAAGCGACGACACTGTTCTTTTTGGTGCAGAATTTACGCCCAGTGGGGTGGCAGTAGCCTGTATTCAGCGTGAGCGGGGCCGCTTGGAGCTGCTCCATTGTCAGTTTCTGCCTGCTGACAAGAGCTCCCAACGTGAGGTTTTGCGGGATTTTGTCTACCGTCATGGGCTGGCGGGCACTTCCTGCGCCGTAGTGCTTCACCCTTCCCAGTATCAGTTGCTTTTTGTTGATCGCCCTGAAGGGGTTCCGGTGGCTGAGCTGGCGGAAGCTTTGCGCTGGCGGGTGAAGGACCTCATTCAGGTTCCGGTGGCGGAAGCGGTAATTGAGGCGATTGCTTTGCCGCAAGATGCTTTTCGCGGGCGTATGGAGATGACCTATGCCATGGTGACTTCGCAGCAGACGGTGCAGGAGACGGTGCGCATGGTCAAATCCAGCGGGCTTGCGCTGAAGTTTATCGATGTTGGGGAAATGGCTCTGCGTAATTTGGGACTGCTTCTGCGAAGCGCCGATGAGAGTATTGGTGTGCTGCGTCTGGAAGAGCAGGGAGGCAGTATAACCTTGATGCAGTCGGATTTCCTCTATCTATGCCGGCGCATCGAAAGCGGCCTTGCCTCTCTGCAGAGCAGTGAGGATGGAGAAGCGGGTATAGTCGAGGATCCCAACTTCGCCTTTTTAGCACCTGCCAGTGATCCAGCTGAGGGGCTTTTGTTGGAGATTCAGCGCTCCCTTGACTACTACGAGAGTCAGATAGGCAAGGGGACGGTCAATCGTGTTTTTGTCATGCCGGTAGAAGCGGAGTTACCCCTGGGTTTTTTGCAGGAAAGGTTGGGTATAGCCATAGAAAGAGTGGACATAAGCAAGATTCTGCACACTGACTTGCATTTGGGTACCGAGGTTCAACAAGCCTGTATTTGTGCCATCGGTGGCGCACTGCGCCAGGGGGGCGAATAGGCATGCAGCAGCAGATAAACTTTTATCAGGAACAGTTTCGCGAAAAGCCGATTACTTTGCCCACCAGGCGACTGGCAGTTATTATCGCAGTGGTATTGACTTTTTTTGCAATGCTCAGTGCCTGGCAAATATTTAGCCTCAGTCGGGTTAACAGTACCTTGGCGCAATGGCAGGAACGTCACCATGAGGCTCAGCAGCAAGTGGAAACCTACACACAGCTTTATCCCAAGCCACAACTGGATGCCAGTCTGGATGGTCGCATTGAGCAGACCAGAAGTCAGTTGGGGCAGCAGCAACAACTGCTTGGGCTGTTGCAGGGTGAAGGGTCTCGCTACAATCTCAGTGGTTTTTCTGCCCATCTGGTGGCCCTGGCCCGCCAGACGGTGGATGGTGCCTGGCTTACTAATATCCTTCTTTACGATGGGGGACAGAATATTGCCCTCATGGGAACTGCCAACAGCGCCAGTCAGGTTCCGGTGCTACTGAATGCCCTTTCCCGCGAGGAGCCCTATCAGGGACAGCGATTTGGAAACTTTGCCATGGCGCGTCAGCAACAGGATCATAGCGGTGTGGCCCACTTTTCCGTTGGTACTGCGCGACCCACTCAATTGACCATCGAAACCGAAGGACGCAGTCCGTTGGAGCGTTACATGCAACAGCGAACGGTTCAATAGCAGGAAGGGCGATTCATGGAAAAACTTCGCCAGTTCTGGCGGCACACCTGCGATAATCTTGATCAGCGTACCCCAAGGGAGCGCACCATGATACTGGTGCTGGCCCTGATGGTCATCATATTAGGCTGGACATGGCTCATCTCTAGCCCCACAACCAGCGCTATGCAGGAGGCACGGCAGCAAAGTGAAAGACTGCAACAAGAGATTGTGGTGCTGCAGGCCGAGGCAGAGCGTATTCACCAACAGTATCTGGACGATCCCAATCGACCACTTCGGCAAACCTTGCAGGAATTGCAAGGACAGCAGGCTGCTTTGGATGTGCGTATTGACCGGGCTTTGGAAAAGATGATCGACCCCACCACTATGGTGCAACTGCTGCGGGATCTTTTGCAGAGCCAGAAGAACCTGACTTTGGTGCGCCTGGAAAGTATTCAGGGTGGTCCGGTAGAAGTGTATCGCAATCGGGCCGAAGCAGAAGCCTCGGGCTTGCCACGCCCTTATCGTCACGGTTTGCGCCTGGAGCTGGAGGGTGACTTTTTCAGCTTTCTGGAGTATCTGCGCGGGGTGGAGGCGTTGCCCTGGAACCTTTATTGGGAGACCTTGGAGTACCAGGTGGTGAACCACCCTCGGGCACGTATCTATCTGGAAATTTACACATTGGGAACACAGGAGAACTGGATTGGTGTATAGCAAATTATTTGCATTTGTGTTGCTGACAGCTGCGTCTCTTGTTACTGCGACGATGGCTGGAACGAGCGGCCTGCAAGACCCCACTCGCCCCCAGATGCTGCGCCCCGTGGTAGCTACTCCAGAACAGCTCATGCAGTCGGTGGAAGAAAAGCGACGGGACTACCGGATAGATATGATAGTTGTAGGCAGCTCACCCTGGGTGGTCATCGATGGTGAACGTTACCGTGAGGGTGATCCCTTTGGCGATGGCATTATTCAGCGCATTACTCGCACTCAAATTACAATACGAACTCCGGAGGGGGAAACATGGAATATAGACGTTCAGCCATCCTGATTGGTACCATACTTTTGCTGCTGGTTATTGCCGGTTGTGCCAAGTCACCGACACAGCAGCCTCTGCTGCCCTCTGAGGAGCGCCAGGCAATGCCAACATTCGATGATTCGTTTGAGCAGGCGGAGCCTGGTACTGAACTGGATTCCAGCCAACTACCACCGGCCATTTTACCTTCACCTTTCGCGCCGGTATCTCCCCTGGCCGGGCTTACCCCCGTCTCCATTCGTGCCAATGAAACGCCGCTGCGTACAATCCTTAATATTGTGGCTGAGGATGCCGGGCTCAATGTGGTCTTTCACCGTGGAGTTCCCCAGCGCGAACCCCTGAGCCTGGTGCTGGACGAGACACCTTTTGAAGAAGCCCTGGATACCATAATGGAAATTAGCGGCTGCTACTATCAGTTGCGGGGTCACTCGCTGCATGTTCATCGTTTCGAAACCCGTACCTTCAGTGTCCCCTACGTTCACACCCGCTCTTCCTTTACCTCTAACCTTGGCGGCGATGTGTTGGGAGGCAGTGGAGCAGGTTCCAATTATCGGGGCGAATTTTCCATGCGCTACGATAACCCAGAAGAGATGAACGATTTTTACCAGCACATTCACGACAATGTGGAGAGTCTGCTTTCGGAAGAGGGTCGTCTGGTTATGAACCGCTTCAGCGGCATACTCAGTGTGACGGATCACCGTTCCAATGTAGATCGTATTGAAGATATGCTCAAACAGATTCTTGATCACTCCATGAAGCAGGTACTGATAGAGGCGCAGATCTTTGAGGTGGTGCTCAACGACTCATACTCCCTGGGGATCAACTGGAGCGACGTGCTGAGTCGGGGCGACGGGACGTTTTCCCTGGCTCAGGCCACGTCTGGCGGGGCCGACACTGTCACCGGCAGTATTCGCTATACGCGGAACAACTTTCAGGGTGTGCTGGATGTTATGCAGACCGCGGGCAATGTGCAGACCCTCTCCAATCCGCGCATTCGGGTGATGAACAGCCAGACTGCCATTATTGCATCGGGGCGCATTACTCCTTTCTGGACCAAACGAGTAGATTACAGCGAAGTTGGCGGTCAGATCAATCGCATAGAAACCTACGATCGCCGCGATGTGCTCTCGGGAATATCCATGGGGGTGACACCGGTCATTACCAACGATGGAACCATAATGCTCAACGTCATTCCCGTATCTACCAACTTTGAGGAAATTGATCACCAGCGCGACAGCAGTGGCGACCTGATTGTCTCTGCTCCGGTGGTGAACATGAAAGAGGCGGGAACCATCATTCGGGTACAGGACGATGACATGGTGATTATTGGCGGCCTGATATCCACATCGACGCGGGAAGAGAGCCAGTCGGTGCTGGGACTGGCCGCTATTCCCTGGTTAGGACATCTGTTTCGTGGAGTATCTACCGTCGAAGAGAAGCGGGAGCTGGTTATTTTCCTGCGTATACGCTCATTGGAGGTGTAGATTATGAAACCACAAATCCTTGCGGCGTCTTTGGCTCTGGTAGCCAGCTTGACTGTTAACCCGGTTGCGGCCGAAACTTTTGATGCTACAACTTCCGCCCATATGCTTAATGTACGCTCTGGGCCTGGTACCAATCACTCCATAGTAGGGGTCATTCGCCAGGGAGACCGGGTGCAGGTACAAGGCGCTCACACCGCCACCAGTGGCAACACCTGGTACCGGGTTCATCTGGAGGATGCAAGTGGTTACGCATCTGGGCGCTACATCGAGCCGCTGGAGGAAAGCAAGCTGGGGCAGATGGCTACGGTAACCCCCCATTATCTCAACATGCGCAGCGCTCCATCAGCCAATGCTGCCGTGGTAGACGTGCTGCCACGGGGTACCCGGCTGGAGGTGGTGCAGCAGCGGGCAGTCAATGGTGCGCCCCAACCCTGGCTGGAAGTGAGCCGCAGTGACGGCAGAAGTGGTTTTGTCTACGCCGCCTATGTCAATGTGGAAAAGAGCGCAGCTGCTATGGCACCAGAAAAGCCAACCGTGGCTGAAGCACCAGCACCGGCTGCCGATTCAACGGTGATAACCACTCAAGAGCAGGGCGCTACTCTTGCTCCAATCAATCCACGTCAGCGGGTGCGGCTGCTGGTACTGGCGGATCAGGCGTATACCGAGGGGCGACTCCATGAGAGTATGGAGCACTACGAAACTATAGCCTGGAGCGAAGAGGCGCCCCGTCAGGCGCTGGTGAACCTGCTTTACCTGTATGGTCGATTCCACTATCACCACCGGGCCGAAGAAGTATTGCAGCAGTATCCCGACCACACCTCAGCCCTGGCCTACGCCTATGGAGCCGGCTATCTGGAAGACGGGCGCCCTCCCCTGGGGGACCTTGAGGAGATGTTGCTCAGCTATCGAGATAATGATCGCCACGGAACGGTACACTTTTTGCTGGGCTTTCTCTATGAGCGTCACACCCAGCATGAGCAGGCGTTGGCGTACTATCGCAGTGCTTATTTACGGGACCGCAGCAATGGACACTTTGCCTACGCCTACGCCCGCAGCAGCGAGTTGACGGGCACCTATCAGCGGGCCCACAGCCTTTATGCCGAAGTGCTGCAGTATGGTGACCAGGACTTGCATCACCACGCCCGCAGCCGTATGCAGGTACTGGCTCAGATTTATTGATAGATGAAGAAACGAGGATTTGCTCCATGAACCAACCCCCGAAAAAGCTGCGCATTGGCGATATGCTGGTTGAAGCAGAACTCATCACCCAGGAGCAGCTGATGCAGGCTCTGGATGAGCAAAAGCGCACCGGCAAAAAACTGGGCCGTGCCCTGATTGATATGGGAATGGTCAAGGAGGATCAGTTCCTGCGGCTGCTGGCGGAAAAGGCACGACTGCCTTTTGTGGAGCTTAAGCATTACAAGTTCAAGGATGAACAGGTAAAGAAGCTGCCCGAATCCCTGGCCCGCCGCTTTCGCGCCATAGTCCTCAGTGAGCGGCCCGACGGCACGCTGGTGGGGATGGCGGATCCCATGGATATCTTTGCCATTGACGAGCTGCAACGCGCACTCAAGCGTCCTGTCTTCCCTGCTGTCGTACGGGAGTCAGAGCTGGTGACGGCGCTGGACAATACTTATCACCAGCAGGAGGATATATCCTCCCTGGCCCAGGAGCTGGAAAGCGAGCTCAAGGATACCACCGACTTTGACCTCACCAATTTGATGGGGGGAAACCGAGGCAATACTTCGGAGCTTCTGGTGGTGCGACTGCTGCAGGGGATACTGGAGGATGCCGTACACTCTAACGCTTCTGACGTGCACATTGAGCCTGATGAAAATATTCTGCGCATTCGGCACCGCATTGACGGTGTGCTCCACGAACAGACCATGAAAAAACAACGGATAGATTCAGCCCTGATTATGCGCCTGAAAATTATGTCGGGCCTGGATATTTCCGAAAAGCGTTTGCCCCAGGACGGCCGTTTTTATATCAAAATCAAGGGGCATGCCGTCGATGTGCGGGTTTCCACTTTGCCCAGCCAGTATGGCGAGTCCGCCGTGCTGCGACTGCTGGACCAGTCCCAGGGCATTTTGAGCCTGGAAAAGCTGGGCATGCCACCAGCGATGCTGGAGCGTTTTCGCATGCTCATACATCGTCCCCACGGCATGGTACTGGTGACCGGGCCGACGGGCAGCGGGAAAACCACGACCCTCTATGGTGCCCTGAGCGAGCTGAATACTGCTGAGCGCAAGATTATCACCGCTGAAGATCCGGTGGAGTACCGCCTGCCCCGCATTACCCAGGTGCAGATCAACACCAAGGTCGGGTTGACCTTTGGCAAAGTGCTGCGCTCAGCCCTGCGCCAGGATCCCGACGTTATGCTTATTGGCGAGATGCGGGACCAGGAAACGGCAGAAATCGGCCTGCGGGCCGCCATGACCGGCCATATGGTACTTTCTACCCTGCATACCAACGATGCCATCAGCAGCGCCATGCGACTGGTGGATATGGGAGCCGAGCCCTTTCTCGTGGCAACAGCCCTGCGCGGGATTATTTCT contains:
- a CDS encoding type II secretion system protein GspD, translated to MEYRRSAILIGTILLLLVIAGCAKSPTQQPLLPSEERQAMPTFDDSFEQAEPGTELDSSQLPPAILPSPFAPVSPLAGLTPVSIRANETPLRTILNIVAEDAGLNVVFHRGVPQREPLSLVLDETPFEEALDTIMEISGCYYQLRGHSLHVHRFETRTFSVPYVHTRSSFTSNLGGDVLGGSGAGSNYRGEFSMRYDNPEEMNDFYQHIHDNVESLLSEEGRLVMNRFSGILSVTDHRSNVDRIEDMLKQILDHSMKQVLIEAQIFEVVLNDSYSLGINWSDVLSRGDGTFSLAQATSGGADTVTGSIRYTRNNFQGVLDVMQTAGNVQTLSNPRIRVMNSQTAIIASGRITPFWTKRVDYSEVGGQINRIETYDRRDVLSGISMGVTPVITNDGTIMLNVIPVSTNFEEIDHQRDSSGDLIVSAPVVNMKEAGTIIRVQDDDMVIIGGLISTSTREESQSVLGLAAIPWLGHLFRGVSTVEEKRELVIFLRIRSLEV
- a CDS encoding SH3 domain-containing protein; translation: MKPQILAASLALVASLTVNPVAAETFDATTSAHMLNVRSGPGTNHSIVGVIRQGDRVQVQGAHTATSGNTWYRVHLEDASGYASGRYIEPLEESKLGQMATVTPHYLNMRSAPSANAAVVDVLPRGTRLEVVQQRAVNGAPQPWLEVSRSDGRSGFVYAAYVNVEKSAAAMAPEKPTVAEAPAPAADSTVITTQEQGATLAPINPRQRVRLLVLADQAYTEGRLHESMEHYETIAWSEEAPRQALVNLLYLYGRFHYHHRAEEVLQQYPDHTSALAYAYGAGYLEDGRPPLGDLEEMLLSYRDNDRHGTVHFLLGFLYERHTQHEQALAYYRSAYLRDRSNGHFAYAYARSSELTGTYQRAHSLYAEVLQYGDQDLHHHARSRMQVLAQIY
- a CDS encoding GspE/PulE family protein — protein: MNQPPKKLRIGDMLVEAELITQEQLMQALDEQKRTGKKLGRALIDMGMVKEDQFLRLLAEKARLPFVELKHYKFKDEQVKKLPESLARRFRAIVLSERPDGTLVGMADPMDIFAIDELQRALKRPVFPAVVRESELVTALDNTYHQQEDISSLAQELESELKDTTDFDLTNLMGGNRGNTSELLVVRLLQGILEDAVHSNASDVHIEPDENILRIRHRIDGVLHEQTMKKQRIDSALIMRLKIMSGLDISEKRLPQDGRFYIKIKGHAVDVRVSTLPSQYGESAVLRLLDQSQGILSLEKLGMPPAMLERFRMLIHRPHGMVLVTGPTGSGKTTTLYGALSELNTAERKIITAEDPVEYRLPRITQVQINTKVGLTFGKVLRSALRQDPDVMLIGEMRDQETAEIGLRAAMTGHMVLSTLHTNDAISSAMRLVDMGAEPFLVATALRGIISQRLIRRICDNCREPYQPEAREKIWIEHINDNQINADETKFYFGKGCHICNNTGYRGRLGVYEMLDIDEKMIDALRQADPSAFGRAAKASPHYRPLAQGALDAAMEGTTTIEEVFRVSASLEEREREPEATADSGAPPMVPTNPQEQLAVLRGT